The window AGTAGGAAGCACACAGGTATGCCATTCCAAAGGTCAGAAGCAGCATAGGActgaaatcctgatttttttctaaatcaaatcAGTGTTCTGTCTGTTGCAGCATGTGAGCTTTTATCTTGCAAAGCAAACCAGACCTTCTTGAGCAGGCTCTTACCTTTCTTTGAGGATGCTGGAGTTGCCTGATTGAGCAATGTTTGAGAGCAGGCTGAAAGGGCAAACAACCTGCTCCGGCATAACTGCTCCTGGGCATGTACTTGGCTTCACCCTCTTGATGTGGTCCTTGAGCATCTCTGCTGGCAGGTGCCGCTCTGGGTGCGCAGCACGGCGTTGGGAGGACCGTAGAGTCTGTCCCTTGCTATTGGAGTCAAGTACGTCATTTAATCCCCCTCCTAATCCGATCAAGCTTCATCTTGGGAGCGCTCAGGGGTTTGTTTTCCTTGCTACTCCTTCTGGGAGGCTGTTCCAGAGCTTTGTTTTTCTGGCTGGAAACCTTTTAACGCTACTCACAGCGAGCTGATACCTTGTTCTCATGCCAGTGTTTTCCTTCAGCTTAAATGAAAAGCAGCCACAATTAAAGAGCACTTAACTCTAGAGCCCTGGAATTGAGATAAGAGTGCTAAAAACAGGTCTTGAGATGGTCTCCCTCTCTGAACTGTTTGTGTTCAGCACTATAGCAATAGTTACAGCATTAGGGGATAACCTAATCTTTTATTTCATCGCTCTAAGCAGGCAGCACTCCAaagccccacacaccccctgctCTAGCGTCCTGCTAACTTGCTTCTGTGTCTTTTCCAGAGAAGTACATGGAGTTTGACCTGAACAACCAAGGCGAGAttggtgagtgactcagggatgcTGGTGTGGGGCTGGAAGAGCGAGCAACTGCCTGCCGAGGCGGTGTCTGATGCTATATCTGCTGCTTCCCTCTGcactcctgctgctggggaggaaaacCCATGGGCTGCTCCTGTCTCCAGCCTTGCCTGGCTCTTGATCCCCAGCCAGGCGCTTCCTGGgctctccagctcctgcctctcagctttctcagtctctcctcaCCTGCTTTAAGATCTGAGCTCTTCTCAGTCCTGTTCTCTTCCCGACTCTCTGCTTAGCTCCTCCACTTCTTTCTGctctaaatgctttttcttttttttctttctccctgtttctcCACTGAGGCTGCTTTCTCAATCctcagcatttccagagctgggAAGCTGCAGGGCTTGGACAATCTGGGGTTTTTCCTGGCTTGAGGCAGAAGCTGTATAAACCCATGAGTGCTTCTAGTGCAGAGAAGCTCTTTGCTTTGCTGGGAGGGGAGCGGAGAGCAGCAGGGGACTCGGGTGTGAGTCTGGCTCAGCTGAGCAGCCCTGGTTTGGGCCCAGAAAGGACAGGTTACGTAAAGATCCAGCCTTCTCCAGGCCCGAAGTGGAATCACTCTCATGCTGCACTCTTCCAGGAGGCTGCTGCCTCACTCCCCTCCTCCACCGGTCCTCCAGCCGAAGTAAAGCCTGTGGGGAGCTGGAAGGGGCCTGACTCAGGGCTGCACTGCCTTTTCCGGGAGGGAAGGGGCCGCAGGtctcagcaggcagcagagcaatGGAAGGAAATGGCCTGTGGCGATGGGCAGGGGCACCCGCTCCCCACAGACTGTTTGTCTCCAGCTTTAACCCCGGTgttgctttcctcctcccagtCTTTGTGATTCTTGGCACCACGCTCTGAGCTAGAGAGCAGTGTCCCCACGTGTCTCTGGAGCGCGTGGAGAGTTGTCCCTCTTCTGTGTGTCTGGTGCTTTTATCTTGAGCTGCACAAATGATGCTCTGCACtgggcagcacagcagcaggttGTACTGGGAGGCTTCTCTTGGCTTTCAGCAATGGCTTAGTGCTGTCAGTCTCCGGGTCTGCAGGTGAGGTGATCTGAGATGGGAGCTCATGCCTGTGTTCTTGGGGTTGGTCTGTGCTCAGCCAACCTCTCAACAGCACCAATTGCCTTGCTCTTGCAGATTTGATGTCTGTCAAAAGGATGATGGAGAAGATGGGGGCCCCGAAGACCCACCTAGAACTGAAGAAGATGATCTCTGAGGTGACAGGAGGGGTTAGCGAGACCATCTCGTACCAGGACTTTGTCAACGTCATGCTTGGGAAACGCTCTGCTGTGCTTAAACTGTGAGTGTccctgggtgggagctggggagatgGAGGACCTGAGCTGGTGTCatgttgggggagccgggggcaGGGGGCAGAAGCTGTTCTGCCTGGTGGAGGTGGAGCTGTGGAGGCTTGGTGTTTGTGGAGGGGAGACGAGGATCTTTGTGAAGGGGGAGTTTGCAGAGAGACATGAGAGGGTGTATAAGTTTGTCTGGGCTGAGCAGTGGAGAGTGCTGGCAGCGGAGCTGCCTGCTGTGTGTTAGCACAGGCTTCCTCCCACGTGCTCTGAGCGGAGCgattctctccctttccctgagGGTGTGCAGGCACTCGGCACTGCGGGGCTTCCTCCCGTCTCTTCCCTGTGGCTCCTGCTGGCTTTGGGGACACAGGCTTCCTCTGTGAATGGTGGCAGGACTTGAGCAGTAAATGATGGTCCTGCCAACACCAGTTGGCTGGCTCCTGTTTCCCGCAGGATGCTCCCTCACTGCCTGATTTCGGAGAGATGGGCAGTAGATGGAGACGGGACGCATGCTTGAAACAGCTGGCTTGTGCCGGGAGAGGTTTTCTGCAGTACAGGCTGCCAGCACTAGCCTCCCACGGCCCCCTCTGCCCTCTCGACAGGGCTCTGAAAGTCCTGCTGTAACAAATGGCTTCTGAACACTTGCTTGGCTCCATCTCCACCCCATTGAAGCCTGGCTTTTCCTTTCACAGCCACAGAGGCTGCCCTTGCTTTTGTGTCTGTAACCACCATGAATAGGAGCGGCTCCTCTTCATCCCCCCCTACCCCTTTTTGAAGGCAGCTTTAGAAGCACAGCCAGCTTCCAGGGCAGGTTGGGGGAAAGATCTTGCTCCCACCTCTCACGTGGTCCCTCTAAGCTGGTATGTGCTTGCTGGCGATGAGTCTCACCTCTCCCCACTGGGTGCTCTCTGTCTGCCTGTTGGGATGCTCCTCTTCCAGGCACACACAGACTTCTAACATCCCtgctcctcctttctttctccatggAAGCAGGCTGAGCCTGCAGCCTGTCCCGTATCTTCCATCCTTCCTCCCAACTGCAGCAGCTTTCACAGATGGGTCCCTTCTCTTGCTAACAGACACCCCATTGTCTGTTGGACTCTTTAGAGCAGGAGCAGAAATGTAAAACTCGTCCTAAGAGCGGTGCAGTCCTTTGATCCAGCGTGGCAGCTGGCATTCCCCGCGTAGCTGCAGTCCTCAGGGAGGAAGACAGTGCTGGTGGTTGCAAAATGCTTGGGATTCCTCTAGCCAGTGCTTTGCTCCTTGTCTCTGCCCTCTTCACTGGCTGTAGTTGCTGTTGCTTGCTTGATGTTGGCTTTTGACTGTGCTGCTCTGTGGTTATGTGCAAGGTGGGCCAGGGAAGGTATTTGCTCTTGCGCATCAGGAGCACTTGGCATGCAGTGTGTGCCCAGGGGATTTCGGAAGTGGCCGTCTAAATAAAACGTGCTAATCCTCTGGGCTCTGAGAGGAAAACCACTTTGGGAACCCACTCCTGGAagctgctggaaaagcagagctgctgccaggctggcagcactGCCCTCTCTTGGCTTTCCCTCTGTTAACTGTCAGGTGCCCTTTGCATAGAAAGCAGATGCTATTTTTCAGCCAATAAGATAATTCTCTCCCCCCAATGATGGGTAAAAATGCAACCTGCATTTCTCATTGCTattatctgttttattttgcagGGTCATGATGTTTGAAGGAAAAGCCAATGAAAGCAACCCAAAGCCTTCTGGTCCACCTCCAGAGAGAGACATAGCCAGCCTCCCTTGAAGAGGACGGGCTGAAACGTTGGCACTGTTTGCTTTGCTGGTCTGTAACAGAGGTGACCTGTGCTTTGTTACTCTTTACTGTGGACAGTCCTAGTTTTCAACTAACCTGCCTTAGAGGAACAGCAAGGGAAGCTGGAGACACCCAGCTCGTGTCTTTCTGCTGCATCCCTTAGCCAACTTGATTTGTTAGACAGAAGCTGTAGCACCAAGTGTAAtgtgagaccaaaaaaaaaaaaaaaaaaatatcctgtgatTTTACTCTTTCCTCTGCCCTTCCTGCATCTCTCAGACAAGGAGCTACTTTCCTCCCAGCGTGTGGATTCAGAGCTGTGCTTGTCACGACAGGTTCCTAAAGGGCCTTGCTGCCAGACATTGGGCACTCCTCTGGCAAAGGCCCTGACAGCAGCTTCATGGGTGCAAAAGAAATAAGTGCCTTCTCTGCTCCGCCACGCTTCCTGACTTTGGACTAGTTCTTTCCCTCCTGACCTCACCAAAACACGAGTCAGGCTCCCACCTCTGTGGCCGACTCGCCTGCTAGGTGAATGTGTGAAGGTGTGTGGCCACCAGAGGTGTGCGTGGCCACCAGAGGTCTGCCTGCAGGGCCTTTAAGCTTGGAGGTGGGCATGGCTGACCACAGGCACAGCTTCTGCCCTCTCCATGGGTTCATCCTGCAGCCAAATCTCGGTGGGTCCAATACCAAAGTGAGGATGATTAAAGCTGCCTTAGCGGCCCCCTTCCTGAGAAATGTCTACTTCGAGCCCATCAGGGGGCCAACCTCTGAATGGGCGGTTGTCTTTCCTGCCCATCAAGTGTAGGAACGACCCTGCTGTTTTGTCTGTGCAGCCCCCCGGGAAGGTCTAGGGGAAATTCAACCTTCAGGTGAAAGGAAGCTGGGTGACTAAACTGTGAGCCCTGCCAGAGCAGTTGCAGATGAGGATCTGTCCTCACGCCACTGCTCTGTCCCTCTGATTTGTGCAGACCTCCCTGCACGTGTTTCAGCTTGGTCCTTTGGGCCATCAAGTGCATTTCCCTGATGGATGAGCCCTCAAGTCTGCAAAATAAGAACGGCTGTAAGTGTGGAGTACGAGCTGGGATCCAGATGTAGCTGGGACTGTGCTATCTGCACTCTGGTTACTGCGGGGATTCTTGCTCTCTACACAATTTCTGGA of the Numenius arquata chromosome 19, bNumArq3.hap1.1, whole genome shotgun sequence genome contains:
- the AIF1L gene encoding allograft inflammatory factor 1-like → MAAPRRPSGGGLRRAPQDGRLEEINKEFLCDPKFSDEEDLETKLAVFKEKYMEFDLNNQGEIDLMSVKRMMEKMGAPKTHLELKKMISEVTGGVSETISYQDFVNVMLGKRSAVLKLVMMFEGKANESNPKPSGPPPERDIASLP